One window from the genome of Salvia miltiorrhiza cultivar Shanhuang (shh) chromosome 7, IMPLAD_Smil_shh, whole genome shotgun sequence encodes:
- the LOC130993933 gene encoding protein FAR1-RELATED SEQUENCE 5-like — protein MLITDQDPALKIAVENVMPNTRHRFCMWHIMMKLAQKLPISLRENVELTSMIHEVVWSDFDEPDDFEKKWTQVLDEYDLQDHTWFADMFSKRSYWIPAYFRELSMSGLFRTTSLSESENSFFRKYLNRTSNLAAFYIHFESAMDTQRQTYKQLCMVDQTTAPQLQTDIPLEQHAAIIYTRKKFLEVQIEIVEAVNRCCIKTMDIDEEQHRYAIDDRSNGVFNVVLTISEDTITCSCKHFVKSGLPCRHMFSVMRNIGLKEIPSKYIVHRWLKVASSAILSCFNTKSPHKSLMAEAFRCGGIAEGDEALTDSLLEHLRLWADTHSKDVPEPSSAAGKEKMFEMFYGSKPPSLVTIHPPDAVKTKGSGKRLKSRFEIETEKAKKPRRRCKKCGRLVRHDSRNCGKVVEEDSENE, from the coding sequence ATGTTGATAACCGATCAAGACCCAGCTCTGAAGATTGCGGTAGAAAATGTTATGCCCAACACACGACACAGATTCTGCATGTGGCATATAATGATGAAGTTAGCTCAAAAGCTGCCAATATCATTGCGGGAGAATGTTGAATTGACTAGCATGATTCACGAGGTGGTGTGGTCAGATTTTGATGAGCCAGACGATTTTGAGAAAAAGTGGACTCAAGTGTTAGATGAGTATGATTTGCAAGATCACACATGGTTTGCAGATATGTTTTCGAAGCGTTCATATTGGATACCTGCGTACTTTCGCGAACTAAGCATGAGTGGTTTGTTTAGAACCACATCATTGTCGGAAAGTGAGAATAGTTTTTTTCGCAAGTACTTAAATCGTACTTCGAACCTGGCAGCGTTCTACATCCACTTTGAAAGTGCAATGGACACCCAACGACAAACTTACAAACAACTGTGTATGGTTGATCAAACAACGGCGCCGCAGCTGCAGACGGACATTCCATTGGAACAGCACGCTGCAATTATCTACACTAGGAAAAAATTTCTAGAAGTTCAGATTGAGATTGTGGAGGCTGTTAACCGTTGCTGCATAAAGACTATGGACATTGATGAAGAACAACATAGGTACGCTATAGATGATAGATCTAATGGTGTATTTAATGTTGTTCTTACTATATCTGAAGACACCATTACATGTTCGTGTAAGCATTTTGTCAAGTCAGGGCTTCCCTGCAGGCACATGTTCTCTGTAATGCGTAACATTGGCCTGAAAGAAATCCCATCCAAGTACATTGTCCATAGATGGCTTAAGGTTGCTAGCTCAGCCATTCTATCTTGTTTCAACACTAAATCACCCCATAAATCATTGATGGCTGAGGCATTCCGTTGTGGTGGTATTGCTGAAGGGGATGAGGCTTTAACTGATTCACTATTGGAACACTTGAGACTTTGGGCAGACACCCATTCAAAGGATGTACCAGAGCCATCGTCTGCAGCGGGGAAGGAAAAAATGTTTGAGATGTTTTACGGGTCCAAGCCCCCAAGTTTAGTTACTATTCACCCACCTGACGCTGTCAAAACGAAGGGCAGCGGTAAGAGGCTCAAGTCAAGATTTGAGATAGAGACCGAGAAAGCGAAGAAACCTAGGAGAAGGTGCAAGAAATGTGGTCGCCTTGTTCGACATGATTCGCGTAATTGTGGCAAGGTTGTTGAGGAAGATAGCGAAAATGAGTGA